The Armatimonadota bacterium genome includes a window with the following:
- a CDS encoding ABC transporter ATP-binding protein has product MSARQDGPSARGRHLSAVEVHDLRAGYGDVDVLRGVSVSIGHGVLAAVCGPNGAGKTTLLRCVAGLLRPWGGGVRVGGWAIGDLGPRDRARLLAYLPQDPASPVGFTCLEVVTMGRYAHAGGMAWSAADRQAAFRAMERTGTAHLARRPFHQTSGGERQRVLLSRALAQGARVLVLDEPTAHLDIAHQVQAMRLLRSLCGEGITTIAAMHELNLAALFCDQIALLSDGRVVAHGPSAEVLTPGLVRKVYGAEALVASHPQTGGPVVLPSLEGQP; this is encoded by the coding sequence GTGAGTGCGCGCCAAGATGGCCCGTCCGCACGGGGACGGCATCTGTCGGCGGTGGAAGTCCACGACCTTCGCGCCGGCTATGGGGACGTCGACGTGCTGCGGGGCGTCTCGGTGTCCATCGGGCACGGCGTACTGGCCGCAGTGTGCGGGCCGAACGGCGCCGGCAAGACGACGCTGCTTCGCTGCGTGGCGGGGTTGCTCAGGCCGTGGGGAGGTGGGGTGCGCGTGGGCGGCTGGGCGATCGGCGATCTGGGACCGAGGGATCGGGCGCGGCTGCTGGCCTACCTCCCGCAGGACCCGGCGTCGCCGGTGGGGTTCACCTGCCTCGAGGTAGTGACCATGGGCCGGTATGCCCACGCCGGAGGGATGGCTTGGTCCGCGGCGGACCGTCAGGCGGCCTTTCGTGCGATGGAGCGCACCGGGACCGCGCACCTCGCCCGCCGGCCCTTCCACCAGACCAGCGGCGGCGAACGGCAGCGCGTGCTCTTGAGCCGCGCCCTGGCCCAGGGTGCACGGGTGCTGGTCCTCGACGAGCCGACCGCACACCTGGACATCGCGCACCAGGTCCAGGCGATGCGCCTCCTGCGCTCGCTGTGCGGCGAGGGCATCACGACGATCGCGGCGATGCACGAGCTGAACCTCGCGGCACTGTTCTGTGACCAGATCGCCCTGTTGAGCGATGGGCGGGTGGTCGCGCACGGACCGTCCGCCGAGGTCTTGACCCCGGGGCTCGTCAGGAAGGTCTACGGCGCGGAGGCCCTGGTGGCGTCCCATCCCCAGACCGGCGGGCCGGTCGTGTTGCCGTCGTTGGAGGGGCAGCCATGA
- a CDS encoding cobalamin-binding protein, producing MRSVRRRARRLRCVGCLVALGAALAAPAVGASPLVVTDALGQRLVFSAPPRRIVSIAPSVTEILFAIGASSQVVGVSSADDHPPDVRHKPRVGGVHLDYERIASLRPDLVVGVAGLQRPALERLRALGHRVMAIDPRTLRQTYQAILTLGAVTGRAGAAMAVVEGMRGREARVVQAVAGLPRPRVFVEVWDQPFMTAGRDTFVDDLLRLARGANVFGDLVGWPQVSEEQIVARDPEVILSMGTSAQRILGREGWGRIAAVRNRRVYALTPAWVSRPGPRLVLGLEQIASRLHADRFR from the coding sequence GTGCGGTCCGTGCGACGGCGCGCGCGTCGCCTGCGCTGCGTGGGCTGTCTGGTGGCACTTGGGGCGGCGCTGGCCGCACCGGCGGTCGGCGCATCTCCCCTGGTCGTCACCGACGCCCTCGGACAGCGGCTCGTGTTTTCCGCGCCGCCGAGACGGATCGTCTCGATCGCGCCGAGCGTCACCGAGATCCTGTTTGCGATCGGTGCGTCCTCACAGGTCGTGGGGGTGTCTTCGGCGGACGACCATCCTCCAGATGTGCGGCACAAACCGCGCGTGGGCGGTGTGCACCTGGATTACGAACGGATCGCCTCCCTCCGCCCGGATCTGGTCGTGGGTGTGGCCGGCCTGCAGCGTCCGGCGCTGGAGCGGCTCCGGGCGCTGGGACACCGTGTGATGGCGATCGACCCCCGAACGCTGCGGCAGACGTACCAGGCGATCCTGACCCTGGGCGCGGTCACGGGGCGTGCCGGTGCGGCCATGGCCGTCGTCGAGGGCATGCGGGGGCGCGAGGCGCGCGTCGTGCAGGCGGTTGCCGGCCTGCCCAGACCGCGCGTGTTCGTGGAGGTGTGGGATCAGCCGTTCATGACCGCCGGACGCGATACCTTCGTGGACGACCTGTTGCGGCTGGCGAGAGGCGCCAACGTCTTCGGTGACCTCGTCGGGTGGCCGCAGGTCTCCGAGGAGCAGATCGTTGCCCGCGACCCCGAGGTGATCCTGTCGATGGGTACGAGCGCGCAGCGGATTCTGGGGCGGGAGGGGTGGGGGCGGATCGCAGCGGTGCGGAACCGACGGGTCTACGCATTGACACCCGCGTGGGTGTCGCGGCCCGGCCCCCGACTGGTGTTGGGCCTGGAGCAGATCGCAAGCCGGCTCCACGCCGACCGGTTCCGGTGA